The following proteins are encoded in a genomic region of Halococcus salifodinae DSM 8989:
- a CDS encoding DUF7520 family protein, with the protein MSENPTATTPSTGRRGRSVVMVVYVVVIAIAGLTGFLLGTYGPEELRPVDLFFLIELQPTPLGLAIYGMGTMGVGLGIVLILVSYASQRYDA; encoded by the coding sequence ATGTCGGAGAATCCGACGGCGACGACGCCATCCACCGGCCGACGCGGTCGATCGGTGGTCATGGTCGTGTACGTCGTTGTCATCGCCATCGCTGGGCTCACGGGCTTTTTGCTCGGAACCTATGGCCCCGAGGAGCTCCGCCCGGTCGATCTCTTCTTCCTGATCGAACTCCAGCCCACGCCGCTCGGGCTCGCGATCTACGGGATGGGGACGATGGGGGTCGGGCTGGGAATCGTTTTGATCCTCGTGAGCTACGCCTCGCAGCGCTACGACGCATAA
- a CDS encoding thioredoxin domain-containing protein, whose amino-acid sequence MTADDTDTERTGATVDTGSDDNDRADPDAEALLDALIDGGVVAVDPETSTVATTAEFEDTRAVYHDTYADASAERFHESVAEVFGLDSAGAAAEQVDELGVTREEFVAYLAIDAHLDRSPSTATLARMARVVSELRPGTPVPDAVVELDDGSYERFVSSHDRAIVTVWKHHCDPCEAMKDDLDEILAAIPDEVAVGGLDGEDCPEFRRAIGIDAAPALALFTDGELREGFTGRATPDRVAAACTEVYEDGDGA is encoded by the coding sequence ATGACGGCCGACGATACCGACACCGAACGCACAGGAGCCACCGTGGATACCGGCAGTGACGACAACGATAGAGCCGACCCCGACGCCGAAGCGCTCCTCGACGCGCTCATCGACGGCGGCGTGGTCGCGGTCGACCCGGAAACCTCGACGGTCGCCACGACCGCCGAATTCGAGGACACCCGTGCGGTGTATCACGACACCTACGCCGACGCGTCGGCCGAACGGTTCCACGAGTCGGTCGCCGAGGTGTTCGGTCTCGACTCGGCGGGGGCTGCGGCCGAGCAGGTCGACGAACTCGGCGTCACCCGCGAAGAGTTCGTCGCGTACCTCGCGATCGACGCCCACCTCGATCGGTCGCCGTCGACGGCGACCCTCGCCAGGATGGCGCGTGTGGTGAGCGAACTGCGTCCCGGGACACCGGTTCCGGATGCGGTGGTCGAACTCGACGACGGGAGCTACGAGAGGTTCGTCTCGTCGCACGACCGCGCGATCGTCACGGTCTGGAAACACCACTGTGACCCCTGCGAGGCGATGAAGGACGACCTCGACGAGATCCTCGCCGCGATCCCCGATGAGGTGGCCGTCGGGGGTCTCGACGGTGAGGACTGCCCCGAGTTTCGGCGTGCAATCGGCATCGACGCCGCCCCGGCGCTGGCGCTGTTCACGGACGGGGAACTTCGGGAAGGGTTCACCGGTCGGGCGACGCCTGACCGTGTCGCCGCGGCGTGTACCGAGGTCTACGAAGATGGCGACGGCGCGTGA
- a CDS encoding cbb3-type cytochrome c oxidase subunit I: protein MGLLLAGVAVWLTRIEDWRSYTPLAGGGGAVSGETGYAHEEKPGGIIRWLTTVDHKDIGVLYGTYATIAFAVGGIMVMLMRAELLAPATDVIGAEFYNSLLTSHGITMLFLFGTPAIAAFGNYFIPLLIGADDMAFPRINAIAFWLLPPGAILIWAGFFTAPIASLDIVPAQTAWTMYTPLSAGVGSGTQANVGVDFMLLGLHLTGVSATMGSINFIATIFTERGPDVNWANLDIFSWTILTQSGLILFAFPLLGSALIMLLLDRNFATTFFAVGEGGGPILWQHLFWFFGHPEVYILALPPMGILSLVIPKFSGRKLFGFKFVVYSTLAIGVLSFGVWAHHMFATGIDPRIRASFMAVSLAIAIPSAVKTFNWITTMWGGNVRLTAPMLFCIGAVSNFIIGGVTGVFLASIPVDLVLHDTYYVVGHFHYIVMGLLGFAFFAGIYYWFPLFTGKMYQKRLAKAHFWLTAIGTNLTFFAMLFLGYLGMPRRYATYDFGLGPVNIITVFHQLATLGALLIFVGQVIWIWNIVQSWYEAPTMEDADPWNLKESGQFTHEWQWHERRTETAIADGGEDTDEETAMTDGGEPSETRRTSSDE from the coding sequence ATGGGGCTGCTCCTCGCGGGCGTGGCGGTCTGGCTCACCCGAATCGAGGACTGGCGGTCGTACACGCCGCTGGCTGGCGGCGGTGGTGCCGTTTCCGGCGAAACCGGCTACGCCCACGAGGAGAAGCCCGGCGGGATCATCCGGTGGTTGACGACTGTCGATCACAAGGACATCGGGGTCCTGTACGGAACGTACGCAACCATTGCCTTTGCCGTCGGTGGGATCATGGTCATGCTGATGCGTGCCGAACTCCTCGCGCCGGCCACCGACGTCATCGGCGCTGAGTTCTACAACTCGTTGCTCACGAGCCACGGCATCACGATGCTGTTCCTGTTCGGCACGCCCGCGATCGCGGCCTTCGGGAACTACTTCATCCCGCTGCTGATCGGCGCTGACGACATGGCGTTCCCACGGATCAACGCCATCGCGTTCTGGCTCCTTCCACCAGGGGCGATCCTGATCTGGGCGGGGTTCTTTACTGCGCCGATCGCAAGCCTCGACATCGTCCCGGCACAGACCGCGTGGACGATGTACACCCCGCTGTCGGCGGGCGTCGGGTCCGGAACGCAGGCGAACGTCGGCGTCGACTTCATGCTGCTCGGCCTCCATCTTACCGGGGTTTCGGCGACGATGGGGTCGATCAACTTCATCGCCACCATCTTCACCGAGCGCGGTCCCGACGTCAACTGGGCGAATCTCGACATCTTCAGCTGGACGATCCTGACCCAGTCCGGGCTGATCCTGTTCGCGTTCCCGCTGCTGGGGAGCGCGCTCATCATGCTGCTGCTCGATCGCAACTTCGCGACGACGTTCTTCGCGGTCGGAGAGGGCGGCGGACCGATCCTCTGGCAGCACCTGTTCTGGTTCTTCGGCCATCCCGAGGTGTATATCCTCGCGCTACCGCCGATGGGGATACTGAGTCTCGTGATCCCGAAGTTCAGCGGACGGAAGCTGTTCGGCTTCAAGTTCGTGGTCTACTCGACGCTGGCGATCGGAGTGCTCTCGTTCGGCGTCTGGGCTCACCACATGTTCGCGACCGGGATCGATCCCCGGATCCGCGCGAGCTTCATGGCGGTCTCGCTCGCGATCGCGATCCCGAGCGCGGTCAAGACGTTCAACTGGATCACCACGATGTGGGGCGGCAACGTCAGACTGACAGCCCCGATGCTGTTCTGTATCGGCGCGGTGTCGAACTTCATCATCGGCGGGGTCACCGGTGTGTTCCTCGCCTCGATCCCCGTGGACCTCGTCCTCCACGACACCTACTACGTGGTGGGCCACTTCCATTACATCGTGATGGGGCTGCTCGGGTTCGCCTTCTTCGCCGGAATCTACTACTGGTTCCCGCTGTTCACCGGGAAGATGTACCAGAAGCGGCTGGCGAAAGCCCACTTCTGGCTCACCGCCATCGGGACCAACCTGACGTTCTTCGCCATGCTGTTCCTCGGCTATCTCGGGATGCCCCGGCGGTACGCGACGTACGACTTCGGCCTCGGGCCGGTGAACATCATCACCGTCTTCCACCAGCTCGCAACGCTCGGCGCACTGCTCATCTTCGTTGGCCAGGTCATCTGGATCTGGAACATCGTCCAGTCGTGGTACGAGGCTCCGACGATGGAGGACGCCGATCCGTGGAACCTGAAGGAGAGCGGCCAGTTCACCCACGAGTGGCAGTGGCACGAACGCCGCACCGAGACCGCGATCGCCGACGGCGGTGAGGATACCGACGAGGAGACGGCGATGACTGACGGCGGTGAGCCGAGCGAAACGAGGCGAACCTCGTCGGACGAGTGA
- a CDS encoding cytochrome c oxidase subunit 3: protein MGTADDTAEEHGGHHLPADEDWPRGFGEASWWPFVSAAGAAGLYVGAALFLLGRGDVEIVSPMAGPAVFIASTGLFLGGLFGWLYHAFIADFWARGTDEHSADTLRFAMVLFLGTEIATFGAGFIYYFFIRVGTWAPGELPPLVSSLVLANTAILVISSFTFHFAEVALRKGNRQRFLGLLSVTALLGIVFIGGQILEYYEFIVHEGFTLTSGIFASAFFGLTGLHGLHVTLGAILIGIVLIRAFAGQYSAERHTSVSTVSMYWHFVDVVWLFLVVVLYVGAVANV from the coding sequence ATGGGAACAGCGGACGATACGGCGGAAGAACACGGCGGCCATCACCTCCCGGCGGACGAGGACTGGCCGCGCGGGTTCGGCGAGGCGAGCTGGTGGCCGTTCGTGAGCGCGGCGGGCGCGGCCGGGCTGTACGTCGGCGCGGCCCTGTTCTTGCTGGGGCGTGGCGACGTGGAGATCGTGTCACCGATGGCCGGTCCGGCGGTGTTCATCGCCAGCACCGGACTGTTCCTCGGTGGCCTGTTCGGCTGGCTGTATCACGCCTTCATCGCCGACTTCTGGGCGCGCGGCACCGACGAACACAGCGCTGACACCCTCCGATTCGCGATGGTCCTGTTCCTCGGGACCGAGATCGCCACCTTCGGGGCCGGATTCATCTACTACTTCTTCATCCGGGTCGGCACGTGGGCACCCGGCGAGCTACCACCGCTGGTGAGTTCGCTCGTCCTCGCCAACACCGCGATCCTCGTGATCAGCAGTTTCACGTTCCACTTCGCCGAGGTCGCACTCCGGAAGGGCAACCGGCAACGCTTCCTCGGCTTGCTCTCGGTCACCGCGCTCCTCGGCATCGTCTTCATCGGTGGGCAGATCCTCGAGTACTACGAGTTCATCGTCCACGAGGGGTTCACGCTCACTAGCGGCATCTTCGCGAGCGCCTTCTTCGGGCTCACGGGCCTCCACGGTCTCCACGTCACGCTCGGGGCGATCCTGATCGGGATCGTCCTCATCCGGGCGTTCGCCGGCCAGTACTCCGCCGAACGTCACACCTCCGTGAGCACGGTCTCGATGTACTGGCACTTCGTCGACGTGGTCTGGCTCTTCCTGGTCGTGGTGCTCTACGTCGGCGCTGTCGCGAACGTCTGA
- a CDS encoding universal stress protein, with the protein MYEILLCVDADGTSLDRQLDAVTRLPNAADGVHVTVCHVFGENPSGASVTQVGSVRRALDRLDDAGIENSVAEESGDPTDAILRLATERDADAIYIGGRKRNPSGKALFGSVTQSVILNAERPVLVAGLND; encoded by the coding sequence ATGTACGAGATCCTGTTGTGTGTTGACGCGGACGGAACGAGCCTCGATCGACAGCTCGACGCCGTTACTCGTCTGCCGAACGCGGCCGACGGCGTTCACGTCACGGTCTGTCACGTCTTCGGCGAGAACCCGTCGGGGGCGTCCGTTACCCAGGTTGGATCGGTCCGGCGCGCGCTCGATCGCCTCGACGACGCCGGGATCGAGAACTCCGTCGCGGAGGAGAGTGGTGACCCGACCGACGCCATCCTTCGACTGGCGACCGAGCGGGACGCCGACGCGATCTACATCGGTGGACGAAAGCGCAACCCGTCGGGAAAGGCGCTGTTCGGCAGCGTGACTCAGTCGGTGATCCTCAACGCGGAGCGCCCGGTGCTCGTCGCCGGGTTGAACGACTGA
- a CDS encoding DUF6684 family protein gives MSERTFDRETLLDLTVNVIPLGIILFFVVLFLVVRPWEQNLFLTAVSMALLVVPFVALALLTYFSGRAIAGAEQADAEAVTTDSSTAESGSTGATADLADGVTAETADDETTTDGDDDDLEPAVTEADSE, from the coding sequence ATGTCAGAGCGTACCTTCGACCGCGAGACGCTCCTCGATCTCACGGTCAACGTCATCCCCCTGGGGATCATCCTGTTTTTCGTGGTGCTGTTTCTCGTCGTCAGGCCGTGGGAGCAGAACCTCTTCCTGACGGCGGTGAGCATGGCGCTGCTGGTGGTTCCCTTCGTCGCGCTCGCGCTCCTCACGTACTTCTCCGGACGGGCGATCGCCGGAGCCGAACAGGCCGACGCCGAAGCGGTGACCACCGATTCCAGCACCGCCGAATCCGGATCGACGGGTGCGACCGCTGACCTCGCCGATGGCGTCACCGCCGAGACGGCCGACGACGAAACGACGACCGATGGGGATGACGACGATCTCGAACCGGCCGTCACCGAAGCCGACTCGGAGTGA
- a CDS encoding DUF7537 family lipoprotein, protein MRRILPFVLVVCVVLAGCNGVFGTESDERTPTLTPVAVPTDEPTPTPVPRLAPGLTGKGVVNASALAAAHTAAFENTSFTVRQTVVYRAENGTSIRRIESTTRVADGRFRVTRRWNESTTLQQVEYYDDSERVLVATTRANDTTTYRRLSPQAVVAQRSSVLGAGSGRIETMFVAAETRVANRTDRNGTTVYRLVPAVARRETSNTATVLDRSVSVRAGVTEQGLVRNYTLTQRLSGDGADGATTIVVSARYTAIGATDVERPTWYGNALAATDATASNRNETNPRPTTAG, encoded by the coding sequence ATGCGCCGCATCCTTCCGTTCGTCCTCGTCGTCTGTGTCGTTCTCGCCGGCTGCAACGGTGTCTTCGGGACAGAGAGCGACGAACGGACGCCGACGCTCACGCCGGTAGCCGTCCCGACCGACGAACCGACCCCGACGCCCGTGCCACGGCTCGCACCGGGTCTCACCGGCAAAGGAGTCGTGAACGCCAGTGCGCTCGCAGCGGCACACACCGCCGCGTTCGAGAACACGTCGTTCACGGTACGGCAGACGGTGGTGTACCGAGCCGAGAACGGCACGTCGATCCGTCGGATCGAGAGCACTACTCGTGTCGCCGATGGCCGCTTTCGGGTCACGAGGCGCTGGAACGAATCGACGACGTTGCAGCAGGTGGAGTACTACGACGACAGCGAGCGTGTTCTCGTAGCAACGACCAGGGCGAACGACACGACGACGTATCGCCGGTTGTCGCCACAGGCGGTCGTCGCCCAGCGGTCGTCGGTCCTGGGAGCGGGCAGCGGACGGATCGAAACGATGTTCGTCGCCGCCGAAACCCGCGTCGCCAACCGGACGGACCGCAACGGTACGACGGTCTATCGCCTCGTGCCGGCGGTAGCTCGCCGAGAGACGTCGAACACGGCGACCGTTCTGGATCGATCCGTCAGCGTCCGTGCTGGCGTCACCGAACAGGGGCTCGTGCGGAACTACACGCTCACCCAGCGACTCAGTGGTGATGGGGCCGACGGGGCGACGACGATCGTCGTCTCGGCGCGCTACACCGCGATCGGCGCGACCGATGTCGAGCGCCCCACCTGGTACGGAAACGCGCTCGCGGCGACCGACGCGACGGCGTCGAATCGAAACGAGACGAATCCGAGGCCGACGACAGCCGGCTGA
- a CDS encoding ABC transporter ATP-binding protein, translated as MSLLTLDEVDAYYGESHILRDLSMTVEDGEICALLGRNGAGKTTTLRSIASSKPPDVRDGTITYDGEDITGRAVEDVAMAGISLVPEERRIFADLTVGENLHLADVARNRSNTFGRSVQVQRSGMSTEDVFEFFPRLEERESQKAGTLSGGEQQMLAIGRALKQNTELLMLDEPYEGLAPQIIQAVENAIERIRDAGTTLLLVEQNAAAAIKIADRCYVIDQGAIVFDGTAEELRDDDETRERYLGV; from the coding sequence GTGAGCCTGCTTACGCTCGACGAGGTCGACGCGTACTACGGCGAGAGCCACATCCTGCGCGACCTCTCGATGACGGTCGAGGACGGCGAGATCTGTGCGCTGCTCGGTCGCAACGGCGCGGGGAAGACGACGACGCTGCGCTCGATCGCGAGTTCGAAGCCGCCCGACGTCCGCGACGGTACGATCACCTACGACGGCGAGGACATCACCGGGAGAGCCGTCGAGGACGTCGCGATGGCCGGGATATCGCTCGTGCCCGAGGAGCGACGGATCTTCGCGGACCTCACCGTCGGCGAGAACCTCCACCTTGCGGACGTCGCGCGCAACCGTTCAAACACGTTCGGACGCTCGGTACAGGTCCAGCGGAGCGGGATGTCGACCGAGGATGTGTTCGAGTTCTTCCCCCGACTCGAAGAGCGCGAATCCCAGAAGGCCGGCACGCTCTCCGGTGGCGAACAACAGATGCTCGCGATCGGTCGCGCGCTGAAACAGAACACCGAGCTGTTGATGCTCGACGAACCCTACGAGGGGCTCGCACCGCAGATCATCCAGGCGGTCGAGAACGCGATCGAGCGGATCCGCGACGCAGGCACGACCCTCCTGCTGGTCGAGCAGAACGCCGCGGCGGCGATCAAGATCGCGGATCGGTGTTACGTGATCGACCAGGGTGCGATCGTGTTCGACGGCACCGCCGAGGAGCTTCGTGACGACGACGAAACCCGTGAACGGTATCTCGGCGTATGA
- a CDS encoding FAD-binding and (Fe-S)-binding domain-containing protein, with translation MTSEFDRSPTADRPAHDASYDHRSTTVARPELLDDLRSRIEGDARFDTYTRQLYATDASAYEMTPIGVVFPRSTADVAAVMGYCAERSIPVLPRGGGTSLAGQAVNEAVVLDFTRYMDSLVDVDPDVRTARAQPGSYLADIDAALASHGLKFAPDPAWGDKSTLGGAIGNNSTGAHSLKYGKTDAYVESCEVVLADGTVTEFGEIGIEELHDRADPAGDLEAQIHAAVARILDEEVDAIEDAYPDLKRNVSGYDLDRLVEDAREVQRASERTNGEAVSESGSVNLARLLCGSEGTLAIVTEATVSLEPIPETKAVALLTYDSLGDAMEDVTPILEHDPAAVEVMDDVLLDLARDTSEFADVVGMLSDGTDSVLLVEFYADSDADGKQQVADLIADRVPDGDPATEPSAGAAERTDERRYARAAMEAHDADTRARFWKLRKSGLPILLSRTSDAKHISFIEDCAVPAERLPEYVAGFQEILDDNDTFASFYAHAGPGVLHVRPLIDTKTVDGVESMERIADAVTDLVVELDGSVSGEHGDGRARTQWNRKLYGDHLWGVFRDLKSAFDPDWLLNPGQVCGLPDEAADDAGQGSTDAPDLTENLRFDPDYEFDAGFDPALQWQNENGFEGMAELCHGCGGCRGHQSTTGGTMCPTYRAAEEEILSTRGRANLLRQAMSGDLGAATAANSERAARPAKGDGSEAAFDVEFMNEVMDLCIGCKGCANDCPSEVDMAKMKAEVTHEHHQRHGASLRDRLFANIDRLSALGSRFAPLSNWASELPGARTVLEKTVGIAPDRTLPTFHDESFEDWFEARGGARVPAGDADRRVLLFPDTYTNYNHPEAGKAAVAVLEAAQIHVRLPLGVADSGRPAFSKGFLDKARTAAEQNVAALAPLVRRNWDVVVVEPSDAVMFQSDYLDLLGPDESAPTGTVAAGEAGEQPATDGGTAQGGIEIVAENTYGVMEYLDRFRLDETLDTASPDESLTYHGHCHQKATKKDHHAVGVLRRAGYEIDPLDSGCCGMAGSFGYEAEHRSMSRAIADVLFDQVERSDGDRVVAPGASCRSQIGERVDGEPPHPIEKLAETL, from the coding sequence ATGACCAGCGAGTTCGACCGGTCGCCGACGGCCGACCGACCAGCACACGACGCGAGCTACGACCACCGAAGCACCACGGTGGCACGGCCGGAGCTCCTCGACGATCTCCGATCGCGGATCGAGGGCGACGCACGCTTCGATACCTACACCAGACAGCTCTACGCCACCGACGCGAGCGCCTACGAGATGACGCCAATCGGCGTCGTCTTTCCTCGCTCGACTGCCGACGTGGCCGCGGTGATGGGCTACTGTGCCGAGCGGTCGATTCCGGTGCTCCCGCGTGGCGGCGGAACCAGCCTCGCGGGACAGGCGGTCAACGAGGCCGTCGTCCTCGATTTCACCCGTTACATGGATTCGCTCGTCGACGTCGATCCCGACGTGCGGACCGCACGTGCCCAGCCAGGGAGCTATCTCGCCGACATCGACGCGGCGCTCGCCTCCCACGGGCTGAAGTTCGCGCCCGATCCGGCGTGGGGCGACAAGAGCACCCTTGGGGGTGCGATCGGCAACAACTCCACGGGCGCACACTCGCTGAAATACGGCAAGACCGACGCCTACGTCGAATCGTGTGAGGTCGTCCTCGCCGACGGCACCGTGACCGAGTTCGGCGAGATCGGGATCGAGGAACTCCACGACCGCGCCGATCCGGCAGGAGATCTCGAAGCGCAGATTCACGCCGCCGTCGCGCGGATTCTCGACGAGGAGGTGGACGCGATCGAGGACGCCTATCCCGATCTGAAGCGCAACGTCTCGGGGTACGATCTCGATCGACTGGTCGAGGACGCCCGCGAGGTACAACGCGCCTCGGAACGGACGAACGGCGAAGCCGTGAGCGAGTCCGGATCGGTGAACCTCGCCCGCCTGCTCTGTGGCAGCGAGGGCACCCTCGCGATCGTCACCGAGGCCACCGTTTCGCTCGAACCCATCCCCGAAACGAAGGCCGTTGCGCTGCTGACGTACGACTCACTCGGCGATGCGATGGAAGACGTCACACCCATCCTCGAACACGATCCCGCCGCCGTCGAGGTGATGGACGATGTGTTGCTCGATCTCGCGCGTGACACCAGTGAGTTCGCCGACGTCGTCGGCATGCTGTCCGACGGGACCGACTCCGTCCTCCTCGTCGAATTCTACGCCGACTCCGATGCCGACGGCAAACAACAGGTCGCCGACCTGATCGCCGACCGGGTGCCCGACGGCGATCCAGCGACGGAGCCGAGCGCCGGCGCGGCCGAACGGACGGACGAACGACGGTACGCCCGGGCGGCGATGGAGGCCCACGACGCCGACACCCGCGCACGGTTCTGGAAGCTCCGGAAATCCGGGCTCCCGATCCTGCTCTCGCGGACCTCCGACGCGAAGCATATCTCGTTCATCGAGGACTGCGCCGTCCCCGCAGAACGCCTCCCGGAGTACGTCGCCGGGTTTCAGGAGATCCTCGACGACAACGACACGTTCGCGAGTTTTTACGCCCACGCCGGTCCCGGCGTGCTCCACGTCCGGCCGCTGATCGACACCAAAACCGTCGATGGCGTCGAGTCGATGGAACGGATCGCCGACGCCGTGACCGATCTCGTGGTGGAGCTCGACGGGTCGGTGTCTGGCGAGCACGGCGACGGTCGCGCCCGCACTCAGTGGAACCGGAAACTCTACGGCGACCACCTCTGGGGCGTGTTTCGCGACCTCAAATCGGCGTTCGATCCCGACTGGCTCCTGAACCCGGGCCAGGTCTGTGGCCTTCCCGACGAGGCGGCAGACGATGCCGGGCAGGGAAGCACGGACGCGCCTGATCTGACCGAGAACCTCCGGTTCGATCCCGACTACGAGTTCGACGCCGGGTTCGATCCCGCACTCCAGTGGCAAAACGAGAACGGGTTCGAGGGGATGGCCGAGCTCTGTCACGGCTGCGGCGGCTGTCGGGGTCACCAGTCGACCACCGGCGGCACGATGTGTCCGACCTACCGAGCCGCGGAGGAAGAGATCCTGAGCACCCGCGGCCGGGCGAACCTGCTCCGCCAGGCGATGAGCGGCGATCTCGGGGCGGCGACAGCCGCCAACTCGGAGCGGGCCGCACGGCCCGCGAAGGGAGACGGATCTGAAGCAGCGTTCGACGTCGAGTTCATGAACGAGGTGATGGATCTGTGTATCGGCTGCAAGGGCTGTGCGAACGACTGTCCGAGCGAGGTCGACATGGCGAAGATGAAGGCCGAGGTCACCCACGAACACCACCAGCGCCACGGCGCGAGCCTCCGCGATCGTCTCTTCGCCAACATCGACCGGCTCTCGGCGCTCGGCAGTCGGTTCGCGCCGCTCTCGAACTGGGCATCCGAGCTGCCGGGCGCGCGCACCGTATTGGAGAAGACCGTCGGTATCGCCCCTGACCGCACCCTTCCCACGTTCCACGACGAGTCTTTCGAGGACTGGTTCGAGGCACGCGGCGGCGCGCGGGTGCCGGCCGGTGACGCCGATCGGCGTGTCCTGCTCTTTCCGGACACCTACACCAACTACAACCATCCGGAAGCCGGGAAAGCCGCCGTCGCGGTGCTCGAAGCCGCCCAAATCCACGTTCGGCTGCCGCTCGGGGTCGCCGACAGCGGGCGGCCCGCGTTCTCGAAGGGGTTCCTCGACAAGGCGCGCACGGCCGCCGAGCAGAACGTCGCCGCGCTCGCGCCGCTGGTCCGCCGGAACTGGGATGTCGTGGTCGTCGAACCCTCTGATGCGGTGATGTTCCAGTCCGACTATCTCGATTTGCTCGGACCCGACGAGAGCGCGCCCACGGGTACCGTCGCGGCCGGTGAGGCCGGCGAACAGCCGGCGACGGACGGTGGGACGGCACAAGGTGGCATCGAGATCGTCGCCGAAAACACCTACGGCGTGATGGAGTATCTCGATCGGTTCCGCCTCGACGAGACGCTCGACACTGCCAGTCCCGACGAGTCGCTCACGTACCACGGCCACTGCCACCAGAAGGCCACGAAGAAAGACCACCACGCGGTGGGCGTGCTCCGACGGGCGGGCTACGAGATCGATCCGCTCGACTCGGGCTGCTGTGGGATGGCCGGTTCGTTCGGCTACGAGGCCGAACATCGCTCGATGAGCCGGGCGATCGCCGACGTGCTTTTCGACCAAGTGGAGCGGAGCGACGGCGATCGGGTCGTCGCACCGGGTGCGTCCTGCCGGAGTCAGATCGGCGAGCGCGTCGACGGCGAGCCGCCACATCCGATCGAGAAACTCGCCGAAACGCTTTGA
- a CDS encoding DUF7541 family protein, with amino-acid sequence MDEQPGISDQYRMSSPWPLIVVLGFVCSELGLLFNVFPVAVGGLLLLVASVAGIVQESGYAERPWNLLVGLGLALVALGAILAFTQLDTLSVDALATTLLEPSAIVARGAALAVAGVVAALVGAGGRYVENDPY; translated from the coding sequence ATGGATGAGCAGCCCGGAATCAGCGACCAGTACCGGATGTCGAGCCCCTGGCCGCTGATCGTGGTCCTCGGGTTCGTGTGTTCGGAGCTCGGCCTCCTCTTTAACGTCTTCCCGGTCGCCGTCGGCGGCCTCCTGTTGCTCGTCGCGTCGGTCGCGGGGATCGTCCAGGAGTCGGGCTACGCCGAGCGGCCCTGGAACCTGCTCGTGGGGCTCGGGCTCGCGCTCGTGGCGCTCGGCGCGATCCTCGCGTTCACCCAGCTCGATACCCTCTCGGTCGACGCGCTCGCGACCACTCTGCTCGAACCCAGCGCGATCGTCGCCCGTGGTGCGGCGCTCGCGGTCGCGGGAGTGGTCGCCGCACTCGTGGGGGCCGGCGGACGGTACGTCGAGAACGATCCGTACTGA
- a CDS encoding ABC transporter ATP-binding protein encodes MALLETRGLVKRFNGLTATDDVDIAIEEGERVSVIGPNGAGKTTLINLITRMLDPTEGDIVFQGESITDRAPYEVVQQGISKSFQTASIFPELTVEENAEIAALGAEHGSFRLNFLRHRNRYSAVDDATKRTLEAVDLWGQREVPAADLPYGDKRRLEIGIALASEPDLLLMDEPTAGMSPEETNATVSLIEDVKEELGLTLVLVEHDMEIVFEVSDRIIVLNRGRVIAEGTPEEIQGDPDVQEAYLGGVEL; translated from the coding sequence ATGGCGCTGCTCGAAACCCGTGGGCTCGTGAAGCGGTTCAACGGGCTCACCGCGACCGACGACGTCGATATCGCGATCGAAGAGGGCGAGCGCGTGAGCGTGATCGGGCCGAACGGCGCGGGGAAGACCACGCTCATCAACCTCATCACGCGGATGCTCGATCCAACCGAGGGCGACATCGTGTTCCAGGGCGAGTCGATCACCGACCGTGCCCCCTACGAGGTCGTCCAGCAGGGGATCAGCAAATCGTTCCAGACCGCCTCGATCTTCCCGGAACTCACGGTCGAGGAGAACGCCGAAATAGCTGCACTCGGGGCCGAACACGGCTCGTTCCGGCTCAACTTCCTCCGTCATCGCAACCGGTATTCGGCGGTCGACGACGCGACCAAGCGAACCCTCGAAGCCGTCGATCTCTGGGGCCAGCGCGAAGTGCCGGCGGCCGATCTCCCCTACGGCGACAAGCGCCGGCTGGAGATCGGGATCGCGCTCGCAAGCGAGCCGGATCTCCTCCTGATGGACGAGCCCACCGCCGGAATGAGCCCCGAGGAGACCAACGCGACCGTCTCGCTCATCGAGGACGTGAAGGAGGAGCTCGGACTCACACTGGTGTTGGTCGAACACGACATGGAGATCGTTTTCGAGGTCTCCGATCGCATCATCGTCCTCAATCGGGGCCGAGTCATCGCGGAGGGGACCCCCGAGGAGATCCAGGGCGATCCGGACGTTCAGGAAGCCTACCTCGGTGGTGTCGAGCTGTGA